From Rhodoferax sp. AJA081-3, the proteins below share one genomic window:
- a CDS encoding MATE family efflux transporter, whose amino-acid sequence MPIPPDPISATTRGARITTEISALWQLAWPILVGQLANVGMAVADVAMAGHASAQDLAGVALGSSIWMIVVVTLMGIMMSVNPTVAHYVGAGEFNRVPHVVRQGLWKGLGVGLIAFVLANVAALVFDHMALEPVVRDIATRFVLVASFALPAFACYRVLYGYSASLNQTKPMMAIAIVALLLNCLLNWVLIYGHWGFPKLGGVGCAWATMLCTWFNLLGLMWWMQRSPAYRSTWPFDRFEWPHRQKVQSLLKLGLPIGVTYFAESSAFSLIALLVAHFGSTQVAAHQIALNFSSLVFMLPLSLGIALLSRVGHALGAGDAEAARFRSAVGVALSVGLAAVTAALMALFSHQIAALYTTDATVAQIAAGLLFLAALFQISDAAQVSTSCAIRGYKVTRSPMVIHLTAFWIFALPLGCVLGLAPEWLPWRPAVAMQAQGFWIALVVGLTVAAGCLGFLLHHVANRHIDESARAVH is encoded by the coding sequence ATGCCCATCCCCCCAGACCCGATAAGCGCCACTACACGCGGCGCACGCATCACCACCGAAATCTCCGCCCTGTGGCAACTGGCATGGCCGATTCTGGTGGGGCAACTGGCGAATGTGGGCATGGCGGTGGCCGATGTGGCCATGGCGGGCCATGCGTCCGCACAAGACCTGGCCGGTGTGGCGCTGGGCTCGTCCATCTGGATGATTGTGGTGGTGACACTGATGGGCATCATGATGTCGGTCAACCCCACGGTGGCGCACTATGTGGGCGCCGGAGAATTTAACCGCGTGCCCCATGTTGTGCGCCAAGGTTTGTGGAAAGGCCTGGGCGTGGGCCTGATCGCTTTTGTGCTGGCCAATGTGGCGGCCCTGGTTTTTGACCACATGGCGCTGGAGCCCGTGGTGCGCGACATTGCCACGCGGTTTGTGCTGGTGGCCAGTTTTGCGCTGCCGGCCTTCGCCTGTTACCGCGTCTTGTATGGCTACAGCGCCAGCCTGAACCAGACCAAACCCATGATGGCGATTGCCATCGTCGCCCTGTTGCTCAATTGCCTGCTGAACTGGGTGCTGATCTACGGCCACTGGGGCTTCCCCAAGCTGGGCGGTGTGGGCTGTGCTTGGGCCACCATGCTGTGCACCTGGTTCAACCTGCTGGGGTTGATGTGGTGGATGCAGCGCAGCCCGGCCTACCGCAGCACATGGCCGTTTGACCGTTTCGAATGGCCGCACCGGCAAAAGGTGCAGAGCCTGCTCAAGCTGGGCCTGCCGATTGGCGTGACCTATTTCGCCGAGAGCAGTGCCTTCAGTTTGATTGCGCTGCTGGTGGCGCACTTTGGCAGCACCCAGGTGGCGGCCCACCAGATCGCGCTGAACTTCTCTTCGCTGGTATTTATGTTGCCACTGAGCCTGGGCATCGCTTTACTGAGCCGTGTGGGCCACGCGCTGGGTGCGGGTGATGCCGAGGCCGCGCGTTTTCGCTCGGCCGTGGGCGTCGCCTTGTCGGTGGGCTTGGCCGCCGTGACGGCCGCGCTGATGGCGCTCTTCAGCCACCAGATTGCCGCGCTGTATACGACCGACGCAACCGTGGCCCAAATCGCGGCCGGTCTGCTGTTTCTGGCCGCGTTGTTCCAGATATCCGATGCGGCCCAGGTGTCCACCAGCTGTGCCATCCGCGGCTACAAGGTCACACGTTCACCCATGGTCATCCACCTGACGGCCTTCTGGATCTTCGCATTGCCGCTGGGTTGTGTGCTGGGCCTGGCGCCCGAATGGCTGCCGTGGCGCCCCGCTGTGGCCATGCAGGCTCAAGGCTTCTGGATTGCGTTGGTCGTGGGCTTGACTGTGGCCGCAGGCTGCCTGGGGTTCTTGCTGCACCATGTGGCCAATCGACACATTGATGAGTCTGCCCGTGCCGTCCACTAG
- a CDS encoding cell envelope biogenesis protein TolA, producing MRKILATLIAGLFATGAFAASHGGAMNAASAPAAAKPAAPAVAATPAVAAAPAVAATPAAAASTPAKATKKKSKKKGTKAKKAKAAASAPK from the coding sequence ATGCGCAAGATCCTCGCCACCCTGATCGCCGGTTTGTTCGCTACCGGCGCGTTTGCTGCTTCACACGGGGGCGCCATGAACGCAGCCTCGGCTCCCGCTGCAGCCAAACCAGCCGCACCCGCAGTAGCCGCAACCCCTGCTGTCGCCGCCGCGCCCGCCGTGGCCGCCACACCCGCAGCGGCGGCATCCACACCCGCCAAAGCCACCAAGAAAAAGAGCAAGAAGAAAGGCACAAAAGCCAAGAAGGCCAAGGCAGCCGCTTCAGCACCCAAGTAA